One part of the Neodiprion virginianus isolate iyNeoVirg1 chromosome 3, iyNeoVirg1.1, whole genome shotgun sequence genome encodes these proteins:
- the LOC124299506 gene encoding uncharacterized protein LOC124299506 — MNNIIEKRRRTRDRVRRHRFVHQNTIVPQNHPLNDDSDSDINSETECVSDQENSNRSEEDVSEGGISEQLLEHSQSEIDEENGDSGDGSQIDHEESVSSASVIDENSDIGSSINEATDDSLNERNEAEEIRKWAIKEHLSHSQLDGLLVILRRRLLPELPKTAKTFLRTSAVAYDIQDMEDYDGNMGQFVYFGIAERLRACVNEEVHCNESVFTDYTAWSFVDQIFGFVL, encoded by the exons ATGAATAacataattgaaaaacgacGACGAACACGCGACCGTGTGCGAAGGCATCGTTTCGTTCATCAAAACACTATTGTGCCACAGAACCATCCGCTAAATGATGACAGTGACTCTGACATCAACTCCGAAACTGAAT GTGTCAGTGATCAAGAAAATAGTAATAGGTCTGAAGAAGATGTATCCGAGGGTGGTATTTCTGAACAATTACTTGAACATAGCCAAAGTGAGATCGACGAAGAGAATGGTGACTCAGGTGACGGTTCTCAGATAGACCACGAAGAAAGTGTATCATCAGCCAGTGTCATTGATGAAAACAGTGATATCGGCTCATCTATAAATGAAGCGACTGACGATAGTTTGAATGAACGAAATGAAGCTgaggaaattcgaaaatggGCAATAAAAGAACACCTTAGTCATTCTCAATTGGATGGGCTTTTGGTGATTTTGAGGAGAAGATTGCTGCCTGAACTTCCAAAGACAGCAAAAACATTTCTACGTACATCGGCAGTGGCCTATGATATACAAGACATGGAAGATTATGATGGAAATATGGGACAATTCGTGTACTTTGGTATTGCTGAAAGGCTTCGAGCCTGTGTCAATGAAGAAGTGCACtgtaacg AATCGGTCTTCACCGATTATACTGCGTGGTCGTTCGTCGATCAGATATTTGGATTTGTTCTTTAG